In Labilibaculum sp. DW002, the genomic window GGGTTTGTTTAGGTTTCTATTTCTTTTTGAAATTCTTTTTCTTTACAAACTTCCTCTTCCCAGTTGGTCTGCTTTTCGGATTGTATTCCGGCGCTTCACCCAATTCTGCTGGTACAGGAATTTTATATACTTCAGATTCTATTAAATCTTCAATTTTCTTAAAATCGATCTGATCTTTTGGCGTAATAAACGTTAAGGCAACACCTTCAGTCTCTGCTCTGGCTGTTCTACCAACTCTGTGTACGTAATCTTCCGCATCGCGTGGTACATCAAAGTTAATTACCAAATCAATCGAGTCGATATCAATACCACGGGCAATAATGTCGGTAGCGACCAAAATCTGATGTTTTCTATTTTTGAAATCACGAAGAACTTCCTCACGCTCATTCTGTTCCAAATCAGATTGTATTCCCGCTGCTTTAAATTTATGCTTTTTTAAATCTTTGGTAATTGCTTTTACATTCAACTTGGTAGAAGAAAAAATAATAACACTTTTGATATCCTTTTCTGCTAACAAATTAATAATTAAAGGAATCTTTTGTTCTGGATACACCATGTATGCTGCTTGCAATACTCCTGCCGCAGGTTTCGAAATCGCAATATTAATACTTTCAGGATCATTCATCATGGTTCCTGCCAGCTTACGAATATTTGATGGCATGGTAGCCGAGAACATTAAATTCTGACGTTCTTTTGGCAGGTGATTAACGATTTGCATTAAATCTTCATAAAATCCCATATCCAACATTCTGTCCGCCTCATCTAAAATAAGATGCTTTAATTTAGTCGTATTTACATAGCCTAAATTCAGGTGAGAAATCATTCGTCCTGGAGTAGCAATTACCACATCAGCACCTTCAATTAATCCCTTTTTCTGCTGATCCCAAACAGAGGAATCACCTCCACCGTAAACCGAAAGAGAAGTAATCGATACAAAATATCCAAAGCCTTCCATTTGCTGATCAATTTGCATGGCAAGTTCTCTAGTTGGAACTAAAATTAAGGTACTAAAACCATCAATTTTATTCTTTTGTATTTTATCCATTACTGGTAACAAGTAGGCCGCGGTTTTACCCGTTCCTGTTTGTGCGCAGCAAATCAAATCCTTATCTGCAATTATTTGAGGTATAGCAAGTTCCTGAACTGGAGAAGGAGTTTCAAATCCCATGGCATTAAGCCCATCCATTAATTCAGGAGTAAAGTTAAATTCAGAAAACTTCAATTTTTTTCGATTTAGTTATTCATTATTCGGCTTTCCTTACTGAAAACCAACTAAATATCAAGCAAATGGGAAGATACAAAAAAGTGCTGATTCTTTGCCGATTCCCACATAAAAATATCATTCCTATTCTACGTACAATACCAGTCCCTTAAGGTAATCCCCTTCAGGATGGAAAATATTCACAGGATGATCAGCAGGTTGATTTAGTTGGTGTAAAATACGAACACGACGTCCTGCATTTGCAGCAGCTATAAAAACAGCTTTTCTAAAATCCTCTTTACTAACAGCTTGCGAGCAAGAGAAAGTAAACATGATTCCACCCTTTTTTATAGCTTGGAAACCTTTTAGATTTAATCGTTTATACCCCTTAAGTGCATTTGACAAGACTTTCTTGTGCTTTGCAAAAGCAGGAGGATCCAGAACAATTAAATCGTATTTCTGATCAGAATCATCTAGATATTTAAACGCATCAGTCGCAAATGCTTCGTGTCTTTTATCACCAGGGAAGTTTAACTCAACATTTTCGTTTGTTACCTCAATAGCTCTTGCTGAAGCATCTACTGAATGAACCAAATTGGCTCCGCCTCGCATGGCATAAAATGAAAAACCACCTGTATAACAAAACATATTCAATACAGATCGTCCTTTTGAATAACGTTCCAATAAAGATCTGTTTTCACGTTGGTCGATAAAGAAACCCGTTTTTTGTCCTTCTAGCCAGTCTACCTTAAATTTCAAGCCATTTTCTATAGCAGTAAAATCTTTAGTCTCTCCTAATAGGTATTCGTTAGTTGGCTCTATTCCTGATTTAAATGGAATCGTTCCTTCCGATTTATCGTAAACTGCAATCAAGTCATCACCTAAAACTTCTTTTAGAGCTTCAGCAATTTCACCACGATGCAGATACATTCCCACTGAGTGAGCTTGAATAACTGCCGTTCCAGCATAATAATCGACAATTAAACCTGGCAAGCTATCTCCTTCACCATGTACTAATCGACACACATTATTGTTTGCAACACCATACAAGCCTATTGCTTTTCTCATGTTGCATGCAGATTCGAATTTATTTTTCCAAAAATCAAGATTGATTTCTATTTCTTCAAAAGAAATAATTCGTACAACAATTGAACCAATTGCGATGTGTCCAATCGCTAAAAATTCTTCTTTTGCAGTATAAACCGATACCAAATCTCCTTCTTCTAAACCTTCATCAACGCGAGCAACAGCTCCGGAAAATACCCAAGGATGAAAACGCTTAATCGAGTTCTCTTTCCCTTGCTTCAGGATTACTTTTGGATAATTTATCATTTTGGAAATTTCTTTTCTGATTGATTGAATAAAATCCCGACAAAAAAGACTTCTGTCGTGCAGATTTAATTCATTAATTAACATCTCACTCGGCAATGTTTCCGAATGTGAATTTTATTATGGCAACTCGTAGTTTATTACTTTAAAGAAGCCTTTAACTTTTCAAATATTTTTAAAGAGACCCATGCATCAGTTGCCGCATATCTCAATTGACCACAGCTCAATTCTTCAGCTTCCCAATTGGATACTTGCTGACGCTTCGAAATTCTAATTCTTAAAACAATTGCAGCCAATTTCTTAAGTGAAAAATTTTCTATCCCAAAACTTGATACATACTGTTGAAGTTCTAAGAAAGAATTACCATCAAAATCTGTGATATCCTGTAAACCTCGAATATCATCTTTAATAGCTGCACCAACTTTTATGATTTCAGGATCGGCCAATAAATCAACTAATTGCTGAGGCAATCCAATTCTATTAATTCTAAAAAGAAAAGTTCTAGAATTTGCAGCTAGTTGCAGCAAAGCAACATCATTTACTCTTCCTTTTTTAAATGACGGTCGAGTTTCAGTATCAAATCCAAGAATTGGATATTGTTTCAGGTAGTCAACAGCCTCTTGAAGCTCCTCTCCCTGATCAACCAAAATAATTTCACCTTCGAAAGCTTCTAATGGGAGGTCGTTTATTTCTTCTTTTGTAATTGATTTCTGAAATGATAACATCTATACTCTTTTTCTGAGGGAAACATGAATTTATTTCCCTAGTCTACTAGTCTTCTCCCCACTCTTTTTTTCGCTGCGAAAAAATAGAGTTACTTAAGTCAATCTCATCTAAATTTGAGGCATCAGATGGATCAATATCTTCATCAAAATTTTCTTGTCTTGCGACCAAATTATGAATTGTACGCAACGAATTTACTAAATTTTGTCCCCAATTCTGGTAGAAATTATTATTTAGATCCCATAGAGCTTCATTCATTACATCCATGTTTCCAATTCTGTACGAGGTAAGGAAATCTTTAAGATCCTGGTAAATATCAGCAAAATTCTCAGAAATAGAAGCTACTACAGGTGTTTCACTGTACTCCATATCTTGCTCGAAAACTTCTAAATATTGATCGTGGGCTCCCATTTTTGTTTGCACTGATGAATGGATAAATTCCCAATCTGCTTCAGCTACAAACTTCTCAACCTCTTCTTCTAATTCACTTTCATTTTTGGGCAATAAACATGCCTTTAAATAAATCAGAGGTAATAGTTTCTGTGCCGTTTCAACAAACTCTATTTTTGAAACTTTCGCACAGGTTTCTAATAACAAACAAAACTCATTTGCTACGGTAACAAACTCAATAACATTTTTCGAATAAACGACATGATCAAACTTCTCTTCCATCTTCTATTTTTACTGTCCAAATGCAAAAATAACAAGATTTTACAAATATTTGGCAGAATAACAAGATACTACTGCGCACAAACTGTAAAATAAAAGCTATTTATAGAGAAAGTAAACGAATCTTATTGCCATCTAATGACTCTATTTCTTCATTATCTTTTAGAAATCGAATCACTTCTAATACTCTTTCCTCAGAATGTGTCGATTTCTCAATTAGCCTCGTTACGCTTACGATCTCCGTCCCAAGAATAGAAATAATTTCTTCATAAATCTCCTTATACTCGGCCTTTGTCAGACCTTTTTCTTCGGCCTCCTTACAAATGTCACAGAAACCACATTTAGGAGCATTTCCTTGCCCAAAATACTCCAATAAAAATTTAGAACGACAAGTTGTTTTTGTCTCTGCATAATTAATTACTGAATTAATTTTCAAAGACAAATTATCTTTCCTTTCCTGATAAACCTCTTTTGTTAATTTGATAAAATTAAGCGGTAAGCGTTCTTGTGTATAAATAAGGTAAGGTGTTTTCTTTCGCGGAATGTATTGAATCACCTTATATTTGGAAAGCTCTTTAAGATAATTCGCAATTACTTCTTTCTTGGTATTCGATCTTTTTGCAAGCAAATCAATATTTAAAGGAACAAAATCAGTAAATAAACCGGTATATGATCGAAGAAGCATCTTAATGAATGCATCAAAATCTTTATTGCTTACTTGAAACTTGTACAAATCATCTCTTTCAACCTGAAAATGAATTCTTGATTCATGCTCCAAATCATCTGTTAATTCAAGATAGCCTGCTCTTTGTAAAATCTTAAGACTATTGAATGCTTGCAACACATTGTACTTAAAATTCTGACAGAACAGGCCCAAATCAAAATCAAAAACAGAATCTCGTCCTGCTCCTTCAGCTACTTGCAAAAAATTCCCAACCGATTGATAGACTCTTTTCACCAAATCTGGTTCTGGAAAAGTCGTAGAAATTCGTTTTAACAATTTCACCTTATCCGGATTTGAATAAAGCATCACGGCATAGGCACGTTTTCCATCGCGACCTGCTCGACCAGCTTCCTGAAAATAGGCTTCAAGTGTATCCGGCAAATCAAGATGAACTACCGTTCGAACATCTGATTTGTCAATTCCCATACCAAAAGCATTTGTAGCTACCATAACCTGCACAACACCGTCACGCCATCTTTCCTGCCTCATATCTTTTACGGCATTATCAAGACCTGCGTGATAAAACTCGGCTTTAATTCCGTTTGTTTTCAGAAACTCAGACAGCTCTTTGCATTTTTTTCTGCTTCGAACATATACAACAGAACTTCCTTTTTGTTTGGTTAAGATCTTTAGTAGGTAGCGTCTTTTGTCTTCTATTTCGCGAACCAAATACACTAAATTTTCCCTTTCGAAACTTTTTCTAAAAACATTTTTCTTTGCAAAACCCAAACGATCCTGAATATCATCAACAACTTCGGGCGTCGCTGTAGCGGTTAAAGCAAGAACAGGAACTTGAGGCAACAATTCCCGAAGTTGGATAATCTTTAAATAAGAGGGACGAAAATCGTATCCCCATTGAGAGATACAGTGTGACTCATCGATAGCAATTAAGCAAACATTCATTTGCTTCAATTTCTTCTGAAAAACATCCGATCGAATTCGTTCTGGAGAAATGTATAGGAATTTAATCCCGCCAAATAAACATTTATCTAAGATTATTTCAATCTCTCGAGCATACAAGCCAGAATACAAAAGTTCAGCTTTAATGCCTTTTTCTTTCAAGTTTAAAACCTGATCCTTCATTAAAGCGATTAAGGGAGAAACCACAATACAAAGTCCATCCATAGCCAATGTTGGCACCTGAAAAGTCAAAGATTTACCTCCACCTGTAGGCATCAATCCAAGCGTATCTTTCCCATCCGCTACCGATTTGATAATCTCATCCTGTAAAGGTCTAAAACCTTCATATCCCCAATATTCCTTAAGAATCTTATTAAATCGATCCATCCAACTGAATTACACTCATTTTGAACTAAATTAACTCCATAATAAATTAAAAAAACTAATTAAAAATAGTAACTTTTAGATAGAATCAGCGATTTAACACTTTTTAGAATTCTGAACAATATCCGTTCCACTATTTTTTGTAATTTCGTCTGCAATTTAAAGCTAAAATCATTGTATAATATCATTTGTATCAGATAAATTAATTCTGAAGATTTAATTTTTTCTGCTTACATTAAAGTAATGCACAATGTATAATTGCATCTGAGATTTCAAGCTGGTCGGCGAACTGCGCAGGCTGCTATTTTTTTCGTGTTTCAATGAATAATTTAAATTCGTTAAATGAGAAGAGTATTATTTTATCTATTGATATTTACTTGTTGCCAATCGGCAAGCTTTGGACAAAGTAATCCGAAGGATACTCTTTTTACAATTAATGATACTGTCTATTCATCAGAAGCGTTTTTAAACTTTTGCAAAAACGAACAATTAGCAGATACAAACATCTATCGATTAACAACAAAGGAAAAGTTAGATCAATTTATTCTATTCCATCTAAAAGTAAAAGCCGCCGAAAAAAACAATATCAACAAACGAGAGGAAGTACTAAGAGATTTGCAAATCTACTCAGACATTGCTTTCCATTCTTTTCTGTATCCGACAACAATTACCGAAGAGCAAATTATTGAGGCGCATGAACGGATTCAACATTATATAAAGGTAAGACACATTTTAGTAAAAATACACGGGCATGCATCCCCTAAAGACACCCTTGCTGCCTATACAGAAGCTAAGAAAATTCAAAAATATCTTGTAAAAGGTAAATCATTCGGGAAAATAGCTCAAAAACATTCTGATGATCAATCGGTAAAAAGAAACAATGGCGAAATTGGATATTTTACAGCATTCGATATGGATTATTCTTTTGAATCTGCTGCTTACAAGCTAAACTTGCATGAATACTCAAACCCAATTAGAACACAGTTTGGTTATCACATCATACAGGTAATGGATAAAATCCCAAATCCTGGCAGCGTAAAAATCAGACACATATTACTTGAGTACAACAAACGGAATCACCTTCAAATAAAACAGCAAATCGATTCGATTCATGCTATACTCAAAAAGGAAAATCAATTTGAAAAATTAGCTGAAAAACACTCCTCTGACAAAAGGTCAGCAAATTTAGGCGGTGTACTACCCTGGTTTGGCTTGTTTGAAACGCATCCGGAAATTGAAAGAGCTGCCTTTAAATTAAAAGAAAAGAATGAAATTTCGAATCCTGTAAAAACAGAATTTGGCTATCATATATTGCAATTAATAGATCGTAAAGATTATTCATCGTTAGAGGAATGCAGAGAAGAAATTAGTCGATTAATTTCGCAGGATAGTCGATCAAAAACTAGCTCAGGTGAACTTCTATCAAAAATTAAGAAGGAATATCAGTTTAAAGAAAATAGAGAATTACTCTCTAACTTCTACTCTATTTTAGATTATGCTTATGCTGATTTATGGCAGCCTTTATTTACCATTGGAGGGATTGAATATTCGCAAGAAGATTTTGCAGCTTACTTAAGCCAACAGGCATCAAAAGATATTTATGAAAATTTCATAGAATACATTAACCGAGTTTACGATAATTTCTCAAACAATAGTATCTTAGCCTTTTACAAAAAACAGTTGCTTGAGAACAATTCTGCCTTGAAAAATCGGATTCAGAATTACAAAAATAAAATACTGGTAAAGAACATTACGAAACAAAAGGTTTGGTTACCTGCGACTAATAGCCAATTCAATTTGCTGAAATATTATCACGAGAACCGAAGCAAATACGATAAAAATGTCGATTTCGAGAGCATAAAATTTAAAGTAGTTGCTGACTACAAAGCGTATTTAAATGCAATTTGGGAAGAAAAATTGCGTTCTGAATACAAAATTAAAATATCACAGTCGACATTTAACAAAATTGCAGAAAAATAAGATGACTAAATATTCGCTACTATTATTATTCACAGTACTATTTTATTCTTGCGAAACGAATAAAACTAAAAACGACAAACCTGTTGCAAAAGTAAAGGATAAAATCTTATACCTGAGCTCTATTCAAGAGGCAATACCTAATGAAACCAACAAAGAAGACAGTACTCTGATTGCCGAAAATTACATTCATCAATGGATTAAAAAACAGCTTATTATTTCTAGAGCTGAACTAAATTTAACGGAAAGCGACAAAGATGTAAGCAAAATGGTTGAAGATTACCGCTCATCCTTAATTATTCACAAATATCAACAACAGTTAATCGAACAAAAAATTGATACACTAGTTAGTCAGTTTGATATTGATAATTATTACAAAGATTATGCTGCCAACTTCACACTAAACAGAAACATTATCAAGGCATTATACATTAAAGTTCCCATTCCAGTTCCAAACCTTAAGGACATCCAAAAACTGTATAAATCGGAAAAAGATGAAGATTGGGATAAATTAGAAGACTACTGTTTTCAAAATGCCACAAAATTTGATAATTTTAGCGAGCAATGGATTTATGCCCAAGAGCTTTTAAATATGCTTCCAAGCAAGATAAATAATGAAGAGAGATTCTTAAAAACGAGAAAACACTATGAAATTAGTGATTCAACTCATCATTATTTTGTTAAAATTCAAAAATATGAGCTTAAAAACAATTTAGCTCCTTTACCATTTGTTAAGGAAGACATTAAGAAAATATTAATAAACAAACGAAAAATTCAGTTTATTAAAAATATGGAGGAAAGCATTTTCAGAGATGCCGAATCAAAAAACAAATTCAAAATTTACTAAACTTTCACATATGCATTACATTTTCAAAAAATTTAATACCCTCTTGATCATGGTTGTGATTGGTGCTTTCTCTGCCAATGCCCAAGATAACATGGTAGATAAAGTTATTGCCGTTGTTGGAAATCAAGTGGTTCTTAAATCGGATGTAGAAAATAGATTTTTAAGCTTACAAAATCAAGGATATACTTCTGGAAGCGTAGATTTAAAATCAGAGATTTTTGAAGACCTTTTGATTGAAAAACTGATGATTGCTCAAGCACAAGTTGATAGTATTGAAGTTACAGAGCAGGAAGTTGAAAACGATCTTCAACGTAAGATTGAGATGTACATTCAGCAAGTTGGTTCTAAAGAGAAACTGGAGCAATATTTTGGTAAAACCATGCTTGAAATGAAAAACGATCTTCGCGATGATACTCGCGACGAGCGTATCAAAGAAAAAATGCAAGCTGAGATAACAAAGAACATCCGCATTACTCCAGCTGAAGTTCGAGAATTTTACAATACAATACCAACTGATAGTTTACCTATTATACCTGGCGAAGTACAAGTTCAACAAATTGTAAAAAATCCAAAAATTTCAGATAATGAGAAGGATCGTATTAGAGAGAAACTAAGAAGCTATCGTGATCGTATTATGAAAGGTGAAAGTTTTGCAACACTTGCTGTACTTTATTCTGAAGATCCAGGTAGTTCTCAACGTGGTGGAGAACTTGGTTTCACACCCAGAGCTAATCTAGTTCCTGAATTTGCGAATGAAGCTTTTAACTTGAAGCCTGGCAAGATCTCTAAAATTGTTGAGTCTGAATATGGTTTCCATATCATTCAACTTATCGATCGTAAAGGTGAGAGAATTAACGTGCGTCATATTCTTCTTAAGCCACGTATCTTGCAAACTGACAGAACAGAAGCAACTAATATCTTAGATAGTATTGCAGATAATATTCGAAATGAGAAAATCAAATTCGAAGAAGCAGCATTCTATTATTCAGATGACAAGGATACTAAAAATAACGGTGGTTTAATGGTGAATCCATACACAGGAACGTCTGAATTTGAAAAAGACAATTTACCTCCTGCTATTGCCAAACAAATTAACACCTTAAAAGTTAATGAGATTTCTGCCGCTTTTCTTGACAATTCTCAAGGTAAAGAGTTATATAAAATTATTAAGATAAAGTCGGAAACGAAATCGCACAAAGCGAACTTGAGCGATGACTGGAGCCAGTTTGAGAACATGCTAACCAATAAGAAACAGCAAAAAATTCTAAACAAATGGATCTCATCGCGACAAAAGAGTACTTACGTTCATATCGACGACTCTTATAAAAACGGTAAATTTAGATTTAAAGGCTGGTTAAAATAAACGAAATACCAATATATTTTTCAGACACAGCCAATGCTGTGTCTGATTTATTAAAGGCAATAACTAATACCAAATCTGATGAATTTTAAAACTGAAGTAGAAGCTGCAAATGCTTTGCAAGCAGATTACCAACAATTAACTGCTGAAATCAGAAAGAAGATATTTGGTCAGGATGACATCATTAAAAAAGTGCTGATTTCCATTTTTAGCAATGGACATTGCTTACTTGTTGGTGTTCCTGGATTGGCTAAAACACTTCTTGTGAACACCATATCTCAGGTTCTTGATTTAAAATATCAGCGGATTCAATTCACACCAGATTTAATGCCTTCGGATATTATTGGAACTGAAATTTTAAACAACGATAGAAAATTCAATTTTATTAAAGGCCCTTTGTTTGCAAACATTCTTCTTGCTGATGAAATAAACCGTACGCCGCCAAAAACGCAATCGGCATTACTTGAGGCAATGCAAGAAAAAATGGTAACGGTAAATGGCAAAAGCTACCAAATAGAGAAGCCTTTTTTCGTATTGGCAACGCAAAACCCAATCGAACAAGAAGGTACTTATCCGCTACCTGAAGCTCAGCTTGACCGTTTCATGTTTAGTATCTATTTAGATTATCCAAAACTTGAAGATGAACTGACCATTGTTGAGAACACAACTTCTGGCAAAGAAATTGCTCTAGAAAAAATAATATCAGCAGATAAAATTCTTTATTATCAGAAATTAATTGAAAAAGTACCAATTAATAGAAGCGTATTGGAATATGCTGTAAACCTGGCTGCCAAAACAAGGCCAAACACAGAACATGCACATCCAATGGCAAATGATTACATCAATTGGGGAGCTGGACCAAGAGCATCACAATATTTGGTAATTGGGGCAAAAACTAACGCTCTGCTGTCGGGAAAATATTCACCAGATATCGAAGATGTTAAAGAAGTTGCTGTTTCCATACTTAGACATCGAATTATGAAGAATTACAAAGCTGAGGCTGCAGGAATCAGTATTGAAGACATCATTACAGAACTTTTAAAGTAAAAATATAATGCTTAGTAAAGCTAACAAGTACATATTAATTATTCTCACAAGCCTTTTGTGCTTGGCTTACACATCTACTTTGGCTCAAAAGAAGTCGAAAGTAGATATTAAAAACTCGGACATAGTCAAGTTTGTTAGAAACACCGATCCTGTACTTAACAAATTTCTTGGTAATGTTTTCATTACTCACGGAGATATTAAAATGTATTGCGATAGTGCCTACCAGTATGAAAAAGAAAATAGCTTGGAAGCTTTTGGCAAGGTACACATCATTAATGCTGACACCGTTCACATCTACGGTGATTACTTGAAGTATTATGGCAACCGAAAATATGCAGAGTTGAGAAATAATGTGAAACTGGAAAATAAGTCGGTTACCGTTACAACACAATTTCTTGATTTTGATATGAATGAAAGTGTTGGTTACTACTTTAATGGCGGCCAAATTATTGATTCGACCAATGTTCTAAACAGTGAAATTGGCAGGTATTATACCAAAGATGAATTGTTATTCTTTAAGGATAGCGTTAAGGTTCATACTGAAGATTACGACTTATTCTCAGACACTTTAAAATACAATACCGTTAGTAAAACTGCCTTTATTTTAGGCCCAACTGATATTGTAGGTGAAAAAGAAACTTTGTATTCTGAAGATGGATGGTACAATACATCAACTAATATTTCTCAATTCTTAAAAAACACAGAACTAAACAGCAAATCGTATCAGATTAAAGGAGATAGCATCTACTTAGATCGAAACAACGAATTGGCTAGAATTTTTGATCATGTAGAATTGCGAGATACGATCAATAATATTATTCTTAAAGGAAATTACTTAGAGACTTTTAAAAGTACTGAGGAAGCCTTAATGACCGATTCTGCAGTGTTTATTCAAGTTAC contains:
- a CDS encoding DEAD/DEAH box helicase translates to MKFSEFNFTPELMDGLNAMGFETPSPVQELAIPQIIADKDLICCAQTGTGKTAAYLLPVMDKIQKNKIDGFSTLILVPTRELAMQIDQQMEGFGYFVSITSLSVYGGGDSSVWDQQKKGLIEGADVVIATPGRMISHLNLGYVNTTKLKHLILDEADRMLDMGFYEDLMQIVNHLPKERQNLMFSATMPSNIRKLAGTMMNDPESINIAISKPAAGVLQAAYMVYPEQKIPLIINLLAEKDIKSVIIFSSTKLNVKAITKDLKKHKFKAAGIQSDLEQNEREEVLRDFKNRKHQILVATDIIARGIDIDSIDLVINFDVPRDAEDYVHRVGRTARAETEGVALTFITPKDQIDFKKIEDLIESEVYKIPVPAELGEAPEYNPKSRPTGKRKFVKKKNFKKK
- a CDS encoding class I SAM-dependent rRNA methyltransferase, with amino-acid sequence MINYPKVILKQGKENSIKRFHPWVFSGAVARVDEGLEEGDLVSVYTAKEEFLAIGHIAIGSIVVRIISFEEIEINLDFWKNKFESACNMRKAIGLYGVANNNVCRLVHGEGDSLPGLIVDYYAGTAVIQAHSVGMYLHRGEIAEALKEVLGDDLIAVYDKSEGTIPFKSGIEPTNEYLLGETKDFTAIENGLKFKVDWLEGQKTGFFIDQRENRSLLERYSKGRSVLNMFCYTGGFSFYAMRGGANLVHSVDASARAIEVTNENVELNFPGDKRHEAFATDAFKYLDDSDQKYDLIVLDPPAFAKHKKVLSNALKGYKRLNLKGFQAIKKGGIMFTFSCSQAVSKEDFRKAVFIAAANAGRRVRILHQLNQPADHPVNIFHPEGDYLKGLVLYVE
- a CDS encoding 3'-5' exonuclease; translation: MLSFQKSITKEEINDLPLEAFEGEIILVDQGEELQEAVDYLKQYPILGFDTETRPSFKKGRVNDVALLQLAANSRTFLFRINRIGLPQQLVDLLADPEIIKVGAAIKDDIRGLQDITDFDGNSFLELQQYVSSFGIENFSLKKLAAIVLRIRISKRQQVSNWEAEELSCGQLRYAATDAWVSLKIFEKLKASLK
- a CDS encoding DUF5063 domain-containing protein; protein product: MEEKFDHVVYSKNVIEFVTVANEFCLLLETCAKVSKIEFVETAQKLLPLIYLKACLLPKNESELEEEVEKFVAEADWEFIHSSVQTKMGAHDQYLEVFEQDMEYSETPVVASISENFADIYQDLKDFLTSYRIGNMDVMNEALWDLNNNFYQNWGQNLVNSLRTIHNLVARQENFDEDIDPSDASNLDEIDLSNSIFSQRKKEWGED
- a CDS encoding RecQ family ATP-dependent DNA helicase; this translates as MDRFNKILKEYWGYEGFRPLQDEIIKSVADGKDTLGLMPTGGGKSLTFQVPTLAMDGLCIVVSPLIALMKDQVLNLKEKGIKAELLYSGLYAREIEIILDKCLFGGIKFLYISPERIRSDVFQKKLKQMNVCLIAIDESHCISQWGYDFRPSYLKIIQLRELLPQVPVLALTATATPEVVDDIQDRLGFAKKNVFRKSFERENLVYLVREIEDKRRYLLKILTKQKGSSVVYVRSRKKCKELSEFLKTNGIKAEFYHAGLDNAVKDMRQERWRDGVVQVMVATNAFGMGIDKSDVRTVVHLDLPDTLEAYFQEAGRAGRDGKRAYAVMLYSNPDKVKLLKRISTTFPEPDLVKRVYQSVGNFLQVAEGAGRDSVFDFDLGLFCQNFKYNVLQAFNSLKILQRAGYLELTDDLEHESRIHFQVERDDLYKFQVSNKDFDAFIKMLLRSYTGLFTDFVPLNIDLLAKRSNTKKEVIANYLKELSKYKVIQYIPRKKTPYLIYTQERLPLNFIKLTKEVYQERKDNLSLKINSVINYAETKTTCRSKFLLEYFGQGNAPKCGFCDICKEAEEKGLTKAEYKEIYEEIISILGTEIVSVTRLIEKSTHSEERVLEVIRFLKDNEEIESLDGNKIRLLSL
- a CDS encoding peptidylprolyl isomerase — its product is MRRVLFYLLIFTCCQSASFGQSNPKDTLFTINDTVYSSEAFLNFCKNEQLADTNIYRLTTKEKLDQFILFHLKVKAAEKNNINKREEVLRDLQIYSDIAFHSFLYPTTITEEQIIEAHERIQHYIKVRHILVKIHGHASPKDTLAAYTEAKKIQKYLVKGKSFGKIAQKHSDDQSVKRNNGEIGYFTAFDMDYSFESAAYKLNLHEYSNPIRTQFGYHIIQVMDKIPNPGSVKIRHILLEYNKRNHLQIKQQIDSIHAILKKENQFEKLAEKHSSDKRSANLGGVLPWFGLFETHPEIERAAFKLKEKNEISNPVKTEFGYHILQLIDRKDYSSLEECREEISRLISQDSRSKTSSGELLSKIKKEYQFKENRELLSNFYSILDYAYADLWQPLFTIGGIEYSQEDFAAYLSQQASKDIYENFIEYINRVYDNFSNNSILAFYKKQLLENNSALKNRIQNYKNKILVKNITKQKVWLPATNSQFNLLKYYHENRSKYDKNVDFESIKFKVVADYKAYLNAIWEEKLRSEYKIKISQSTFNKIAEK
- a CDS encoding peptidylprolyl isomerase; amino-acid sequence: MHYIFKKFNTLLIMVVIGAFSANAQDNMVDKVIAVVGNQVVLKSDVENRFLSLQNQGYTSGSVDLKSEIFEDLLIEKLMIAQAQVDSIEVTEQEVENDLQRKIEMYIQQVGSKEKLEQYFGKTMLEMKNDLRDDTRDERIKEKMQAEITKNIRITPAEVREFYNTIPTDSLPIIPGEVQVQQIVKNPKISDNEKDRIREKLRSYRDRIMKGESFATLAVLYSEDPGSSQRGGELGFTPRANLVPEFANEAFNLKPGKISKIVESEYGFHIIQLIDRKGERINVRHILLKPRILQTDRTEATNILDSIADNIRNEKIKFEEAAFYYSDDKDTKNNGGLMVNPYTGTSEFEKDNLPPAIAKQINTLKVNEISAAFLDNSQGKELYKIIKIKSETKSHKANLSDDWSQFENMLTNKKQQKILNKWISSRQKSTYVHIDDSYKNGKFRFKGWLK
- a CDS encoding AAA family ATPase, which translates into the protein MNFKTEVEAANALQADYQQLTAEIRKKIFGQDDIIKKVLISIFSNGHCLLVGVPGLAKTLLVNTISQVLDLKYQRIQFTPDLMPSDIIGTEILNNDRKFNFIKGPLFANILLADEINRTPPKTQSALLEAMQEKMVTVNGKSYQIEKPFFVLATQNPIEQEGTYPLPEAQLDRFMFSIYLDYPKLEDELTIVENTTSGKEIALEKIISADKILYYQKLIEKVPINRSVLEYAVNLAAKTRPNTEHAHPMANDYINWGAGPRASQYLVIGAKTNALLSGKYSPDIEDVKEVAVSILRHRIMKNYKAEAAGISIEDIITELLK